A region from the Salicibibacter cibarius genome encodes:
- a CDS encoding COX15/CtaA family protein, protein MNKGLKIFGILTSIGMLIVLLQGSIVTKTDSGDGCGETWPLCFGEFVPSSPALATLIEYSHRLVSGLVGLMVVILAIWAVKKLPHIRETKFWALMAVLFIIFQGLMGAAAVVFGHSNIVLALHFGISAISFATVLLLTTLAFEDGKRKPAPRVKMGFRRYLFFVLAYSYAVIYSGAYVKHTGSTYACEQFPHCGEVATFGFQAGVQMTHRIAAIVLVVLLFILFIQAFRYRYESKILAGSGLSAFMLILVQAAAGVAIVYFPDAYLAAALTHTLVITFVFTLLCYMAMIVTRNRAY, encoded by the coding sequence TTGAATAAAGGATTAAAGATTTTCGGCATTTTAACATCGATCGGAATGCTGATTGTCTTATTGCAAGGCTCCATCGTGACGAAAACGGATTCCGGGGATGGTTGCGGGGAAACGTGGCCGCTTTGTTTCGGAGAATTTGTCCCTTCTTCCCCTGCGCTCGCCACACTCATTGAATATAGCCATCGCCTCGTTTCCGGGCTTGTTGGCCTAATGGTCGTTATTTTGGCAATTTGGGCGGTAAAAAAACTCCCGCATATACGAGAGACAAAATTTTGGGCGTTGATGGCTGTTTTGTTTATTATTTTTCAAGGACTCATGGGTGCGGCAGCCGTCGTTTTCGGCCATTCAAATATCGTGCTCGCGCTTCATTTCGGCATATCGGCGATTTCATTCGCTACGGTGCTTCTGCTCACGACACTCGCGTTCGAAGATGGCAAACGAAAACCCGCTCCCCGTGTCAAAATGGGCTTTCGCAGATACCTATTTTTTGTTTTAGCCTATAGCTACGCGGTCATATATAGCGGGGCTTACGTCAAACATACCGGTTCCACGTACGCGTGCGAGCAATTCCCCCATTGCGGGGAGGTGGCAACGTTTGGCTTTCAAGCAGGTGTGCAAATGACGCACCGAATCGCGGCAATCGTCCTCGTTGTGTTGCTCTTCATCTTGTTTATACAAGCGTTTCGCTATCGCTATGAAAGTAAAATACTCGCGGGCAGCGGGTTGAGTGCCTTTATGCTCATCCTTGTGCAAGCAGCAGCCGGTGTCGCGATCGTGTACTTCCCGGACGCATATTTAGCTGCCGCGCTCACCCACACACTCGTGATTACATTCGTGTTCACTTTACTCTGTTATATGGCGATGATCGTCACGAGAAACCGGGCGTACTAA
- a CDS encoding GNAT family N-acetyltransferase: MDIRKLEEGEKREAIKLSSFAFQHEPTEEQTEEIMKRMVPDNIWVAVEDGQMLSKVVILPTRLWVYGISLPAGGVSGVATWPEGRRSGNVRQLLKESLRDMKARGHVLSLLDPFAVSYYRKFGWELYCDQTTAIIKKDAFPTPKKGGSGRFRRVKDEHWHIFKDIYDQYASRYTGMIDRDEWWWKNILLNARFKNKRRVVYQDEEGKDRGYLFYTVKNDVMNVSEFIAVDQEAASALWQLIANHDSMVEEMRIIMPNDLHWRFFMDNPDAKEERSIHFMGRIVEMEGFLTQFPFQLEEGEQLSISVTDAFAEWNDGLYQVEKKNGQNVVHKNPASTGLVLETDIKGIIPFLFRYVDGETLYERGIIKGSIAAVKLWENAIPRGKPFLYDAF, encoded by the coding sequence ATGGACATCCGTAAACTTGAAGAGGGTGAGAAACGAGAAGCGATAAAACTCAGTTCCTTTGCGTTTCAACATGAGCCTACGGAGGAACAAACCGAGGAAATCATGAAGCGGATGGTTCCGGACAACATCTGGGTTGCCGTGGAAGACGGCCAAATGCTCTCAAAAGTTGTTATTCTTCCTACGCGATTGTGGGTGTACGGCATATCCCTTCCTGCCGGTGGCGTCTCCGGCGTCGCCACTTGGCCGGAAGGGCGCCGCAGCGGCAATGTGCGCCAATTGCTCAAGGAAAGCTTGCGGGATATGAAAGCGAGAGGGCATGTATTATCGCTCCTTGATCCTTTCGCAGTCAGCTATTACCGCAAATTCGGGTGGGAATTATACTGCGATCAAACGACCGCCATAATAAAAAAAGACGCATTCCCAACACCGAAAAAAGGCGGAAGCGGCCGGTTTCGGCGCGTGAAAGATGAGCATTGGCATATTTTTAAAGATATCTACGATCAATACGCCAGCCGATATACCGGCATGATTGACCGGGATGAGTGGTGGTGGAAAAATATATTGCTTAATGCTCGTTTTAAAAACAAGCGGCGAGTCGTCTATCAAGATGAGGAAGGGAAGGATCGGGGCTACCTTTTTTATACGGTAAAAAATGATGTCATGAACGTCTCCGAGTTCATTGCCGTTGATCAAGAAGCAGCATCAGCGTTGTGGCAATTGATTGCCAATCATGATTCCATGGTGGAAGAGATGCGAATCATCATGCCGAACGATTTGCATTGGCGCTTTTTCATGGACAACCCGGATGCTAAAGAAGAAAGATCGATCCATTTTATGGGACGCATCGTCGAAATGGAAGGCTTTCTCACCCAATTCCCTTTTCAACTCGAAGAAGGGGAGCAATTGTCTATTTCCGTCACCGACGCCTTCGCGGAGTGGAACGACGGTTTGTATCAAGTTGAAAAAAAGAACGGGCAAAACGTTGTTCATAAAAACCCCGCTTCCACCGGACTCGTATTGGAAACTGATATTAAAGGCATCATTCCGTTTTTGTTTCGTTACGTTGACGGAGAAACGTTATATGAACGGGGGATAATCAAAGGCTCCATAGCGGCGGTTAAGCTTTGGGAGAATGCGATTCCGCGCGGAAAGCCGTTCCTTTATGATGCTTTCTAG
- the pyc gene encoding pyruvate carboxylase, producing the protein MKNIQKVLVANRGEIAIRIFRACTELHIRTVAVYSKEDTGAFHRYKADEAYLVGEGKKPIDAYLDIDNIISTAKRTGVDAIHPGYGFLAENTHFAERCEEEGIIFIGPKSEHLHMFGDKIQARKTAIEAGLPVIPGSDGAVSGVEEVEHFAAEHGYPFIIKASLGGGGRGMRIVRNAEEVRDSYDRARSEARSAFGSDEVYVEKLIENPKHIEVQILGDHEGDTLHLYERDCSVQRRHQKVVEIAPSIALSEQLRDDICQAAIDLADNINYLNAGTVEFLVGTDGSFYFIEVNPRIQVEHTITEMVTGVDIVHAQLYIADGLPLHGSVIALPEQSEIRTHGYAIQSRVTTEDPENDFMPDTGKIMAYRSSGGFGVRLDAGNGFQGAVISPHYDSLLVKVSTWALSFDVAAAKMLRNLREFRIRGIKTNIAFLENVVQHGQFLNGEYNTSFIDDTPELFVFPRRKDRGTKMLTFIGETIVNGYPGLEQQKKPVFSAPRKPEVDEDAPIPSGSKQILDDRGADGLVKWLKDQDRTLLTDTTFRDAHQSLLATRVRSNDLLKIAEPTARLLPDLFSTEMWGGATYDVAMRFLHEDPWERLLNLRAKMPNVLFQMLLRGANAVGYKNYPDNVIEEFVKTSASAGIDVFRVFDSLNWLPGMTKAIEAVGNTGKLAEAAICYTGDILDPNREKYNLNYYKDLAKTLEAEGAHILGIKDMAGLLKPEAAYQLVSELKETVDLPVHLHMHDTSGNGVFTYARAIDAGVDVVDTAISAMAGSTSQPSMESLYYALKGTGKEPALDVEAASKLSGYWEDVRAYYQGFESGLIAPHPEIYEHEMPGGQYSNLQQQAKAVGLKGRWDDVKDMYARVNTLFGDIVKVTPSSKVVGDMALYMVKNDLTEADLFEQGNSLDFPESVVEMFQGEIGQPPGGFPEELQSIILKNREAYTDRPGKHMEPVDFNTLEKQLFRELDRQVTSHDLMNHTMYPKVYEEYEQFRNYFGDVSVLDTPTFFYGLRLGEEIEVEIEPGKTLIVKLISVSKPSETGDRIVYFELNGQPREVIIKDRNIQSTVAEKVKADKKNPNHIAGTMPGTVLKVLVKEGEEVKKGDHLIITEAMKMETTVQAPRDGKIEAIHVENGEAIDSGDLLIEIED; encoded by the coding sequence CTGAAAAACATTCAGAAAGTGCTCGTTGCCAATCGCGGCGAGATTGCAATTCGAATCTTCAGAGCTTGTACGGAACTACATATTCGTACAGTGGCGGTTTATTCCAAAGAAGACACAGGCGCATTCCACCGTTACAAGGCGGATGAAGCGTACCTGGTCGGGGAAGGAAAAAAACCGATTGACGCTTACTTGGACATTGATAATATTATTTCAACTGCGAAACGGACAGGCGTAGATGCCATCCATCCGGGCTACGGATTTTTGGCGGAAAATACGCATTTCGCGGAACGTTGTGAAGAAGAAGGGATTATTTTTATCGGTCCGAAAAGCGAGCATTTACATATGTTCGGCGATAAAATACAGGCGCGCAAAACTGCGATTGAAGCAGGGCTTCCGGTCATACCGGGAAGCGACGGCGCCGTTTCCGGTGTCGAGGAAGTGGAGCATTTTGCGGCGGAACACGGGTACCCTTTTATTATTAAGGCAAGCCTCGGCGGTGGCGGCCGCGGAATGAGAATTGTCCGTAATGCCGAAGAGGTGAGGGATTCCTATGACCGGGCGCGTTCGGAAGCGCGATCCGCTTTTGGCAGTGATGAGGTCTACGTGGAGAAGCTGATTGAGAATCCGAAGCATATTGAGGTGCAGATCCTCGGCGACCATGAAGGGGACACCTTACATTTATATGAAAGGGATTGCTCGGTGCAAAGGCGCCACCAAAAAGTCGTGGAAATCGCGCCCAGCATTGCGCTCAGCGAGCAGCTCCGGGATGATATTTGCCAGGCAGCTATTGACCTTGCCGATAATATCAATTATTTGAATGCGGGAACAGTTGAGTTTCTCGTTGGCACTGACGGATCGTTTTACTTTATTGAAGTTAATCCCCGTATTCAAGTGGAGCACACGATCACGGAAATGGTTACCGGTGTGGATATCGTACATGCTCAGCTATACATTGCCGACGGATTGCCCTTACACGGGTCTGTCATCGCGTTGCCCGAGCAATCGGAGATCCGTACGCATGGTTACGCGATCCAGTCGCGGGTGACGACCGAGGATCCGGAAAATGACTTCATGCCGGACACGGGCAAAATCATGGCCTATCGTTCCAGCGGCGGTTTCGGTGTGCGCCTTGATGCTGGGAATGGCTTTCAGGGTGCGGTCATCAGCCCTCATTACGATTCGTTGCTCGTTAAAGTTTCAACGTGGGCCCTCTCCTTTGATGTAGCCGCGGCAAAAATGCTTAGAAACTTACGGGAGTTCCGTATTCGCGGCATTAAAACGAATATTGCCTTTTTGGAAAATGTCGTGCAGCATGGGCAGTTTTTAAACGGGGAATACAACACGTCGTTTATCGATGATACGCCTGAGTTATTCGTATTCCCGCGCCGAAAAGACCGGGGAACGAAAATGCTGACATTTATCGGCGAAACGATTGTGAACGGTTATCCGGGGCTGGAGCAACAGAAAAAACCGGTCTTTTCCGCGCCTCGTAAGCCTGAGGTAGATGAAGACGCGCCGATCCCCTCCGGAAGCAAGCAAATTCTCGATGACCGTGGTGCCGACGGGCTTGTGAAATGGCTAAAAGACCAAGATCGCACGCTTTTAACGGATACGACGTTCAGAGATGCCCATCAATCGCTGCTCGCGACTCGTGTGCGCAGCAATGATTTGTTGAAAATTGCCGAACCGACGGCCCGCCTGTTGCCTGATTTATTTTCAACGGAAATGTGGGGCGGCGCAACGTACGATGTGGCCATGCGCTTTTTGCACGAAGATCCGTGGGAACGCCTGCTCAATCTCAGGGCGAAGATGCCGAATGTATTGTTCCAGATGCTCTTGCGAGGGGCGAACGCGGTCGGCTATAAAAATTACCCAGACAATGTCATCGAGGAATTTGTGAAAACGTCTGCCAGTGCAGGCATCGACGTCTTCCGCGTTTTCGATTCCCTTAACTGGCTTCCGGGAATGACGAAAGCGATTGAAGCGGTCGGAAACACCGGCAAACTTGCGGAAGCCGCGATCTGTTATACAGGTGATATTCTCGATCCCAACCGGGAGAAATACAATTTGAATTATTATAAAGACCTTGCCAAAACGCTCGAAGCGGAAGGTGCCCATATTCTCGGCATCAAGGATATGGCCGGGCTATTGAAACCGGAGGCTGCCTATCAATTGGTGAGCGAGTTAAAAGAAACCGTTGATCTGCCTGTGCATCTGCATATGCACGATACGAGCGGAAATGGCGTCTTCACCTATGCAAGGGCGATTGACGCCGGTGTCGATGTTGTCGACACCGCAATTAGCGCGATGGCCGGTTCCACTTCACAGCCGAGCATGGAAAGCCTTTATTATGCCTTGAAAGGCACCGGCAAAGAGCCGGCCTTGGACGTGGAAGCCGCGAGTAAATTAAGCGGTTATTGGGAAGATGTGCGCGCCTATTATCAAGGATTTGAGAGCGGTCTGATCGCACCGCATCCGGAAATCTATGAACACGAGATGCCTGGCGGCCAATACAGCAACTTGCAACAACAGGCAAAAGCCGTCGGCTTAAAAGGGCGATGGGATGATGTGAAGGATATGTACGCGCGAGTAAATACGCTCTTCGGCGATATCGTAAAAGTCACGCCTTCCTCAAAAGTCGTCGGTGACATGGCGCTGTACATGGTGAAAAATGATTTAACGGAAGCAGACCTTTTTGAACAAGGAAATTCCCTTGACTTTCCCGAATCGGTCGTGGAAATGTTCCAAGGAGAGATCGGACAGCCGCCCGGAGGTTTCCCGGAAGAACTGCAAAGCATCATCTTGAAAAACCGGGAAGCGTACACTGACCGTCCCGGTAAGCACATGGAACCGGTAGATTTCAATACACTTGAAAAGCAATTGTTCCGAGAGCTGGACCGGCAGGTGACATCACACGACTTGATGAACCACACGATGTATCCGAAAGTTTACGAGGAGTATGAACAGTTCCGAAATTATTTTGGCGATGTTTCCGTTCTCGACACGCCGACATTTTTCTATGGTCTTCGGCTTGGAGAGGAAATCGAAGTGGAAATAGAGCCGGGGAAAACGCTGATCGTGAAGCTCATTTCCGTTTCCAAACCATCAGAGACCGGCGATCGCATCGTCTATTTTGAACTCAACGGCCAGCCGCGCGAAGTGATCATTAAAGACCGTAATATCCAAAGTACCGTTGCCGAAAAAGTAAAAGCGGACAAGAAAAACCCGAATCACATTGCCGGAACGATGCCGGGGACCGTTTTGAAGGTGCTCGTCAAAGAAGGGGAAGAGGTCAAAAAAGGTGATCATCTGATCATTACCGAAGCAATGAAAATGGAAACGACTGTACAAGCCCCTCGCGACGGCAAAATTGAAGCGATCCACGTGGAAAACGGGGAAGCGATCGATAGCGGAGACTTATTGATCGAAATCGAGGATTAA